A DNA window from Theobroma cacao cultivar B97-61/B2 chromosome 5, Criollo_cocoa_genome_V2, whole genome shotgun sequence contains the following coding sequences:
- the LOC18599959 gene encoding apyrase 2: protein MMKRSMARHESISDKIHKYRGVLLVISIPIVLITFVLYVMPGKSASNEAVVQGVELNIRKVGANSRGNRNYAVIFDAGSSGSRVHVFCFDQNLDLVPIGSELELFEQIKPGLSFYAKDPQAAANSLRTLLDKAESVVPLDLRSKTPVRVGATAGLRALEGDASDRILHAVSELLKDRSTLKYEANGVRILDGSQEGAYEWVTINYLLGNLGRTYADTVGIVDLGGGSVQMAYAISENAAAKAPSVPAGEDNFVNEMNLMGSKYHLYVHSYLRYGLLAARAEILKVSEDSGNPCILEGFDGTYKYGGEEFKASASSSGTSMEECRRVTLKALKINETCTHMKCTFGGVWNGGGGDGQKNLFVASFFFDRAAEAGFIKATDPVAKVQPQYFADAAKRACETKYANAKATYEHVEESNLAYVCMDLVYQYTLLVDGFGLDPYQDITLVKQVKYQNSLVEAAWPLGSAIEAVSS from the exons ATGATGAAGCGGTCAATGGCGAGGCACGAGTCCATCTCTGACAAGATCCACAAGTACCGAGGCGTTTTACTGGTGATCTCCATCCCTATCGTGCTCATAACGTTCGTATTGTACGTGATGCCGGGGAAATCGGCGTCCAATGAGGCCGTGGTGCAGGGGGTCGAGTTAAATATTAGGAAAGTAGGGGCAAATTCGAGAGGGAATAGGAATTATGCTGTGATTTTCGATGCGGGGAGTTCCGGGAGTCGAGTtcatgttttttgttttgatcaGAATTTGGATCTTGTTCCAATTGGCTCTGAATTAGAGCTTTTTGAACAG ATCAAACCAGGTTTGAGCTTCTATGCTAAAGACCCACAGGCTGCAGCAAATTCATTACGTACTCTTCTTGACAAGGCAGAAAGTGTTGTGCCGCTAGATTTGCGATCAAAGACTCCTGTGAGAGTTGGG GCAACTGCTGGTCTGAGGGCATTAGAAGGTGATGCATCTGATAGAATTTTGCATGCG GTTAGTGAACTTCTGAAAGATAGAAGCACCCTCAAATATGAGGCAAATGGGGTCAGAATTCTGGATGGCTCTCAAGAAGGTGCTTATGAGTGG GTGACAATAAACTACCTATTAGGAAATTTGGGAAGGACATATGCAGACACAGTTGGCATAGTCGATCTTGGTGGTGGATCTGTTCAAATGGCATATGCCATCTCCGAGAATGCTGCTGCAAAGGCTCCAAGTGTACCAGCTGGAGAGGACAATTTTGTAAATGAAATGAATCTGATGGGATCAAAATATCACCTCTATGTTCACAG TTATTTGCGCTATGGCTTACTGGCAGCTAGAGCTGAAATTTTGAAGGTCTCTGAAGATTCTGGCAACCCTTGCATCTTAGAGGGTTTTGATG gTACTTACAAATATGGAGGAGAAGAATTTAAAGCGTCAGCTTCTTCATCAGGCACAAGCATGGAAGAATGCAGGAGGGTGACTCTCAAGGctcttaaaataaatgaaacatGTACACATATGAAGTGCACATTTGGTGGTGTATGGAATGGTGGAGGTGGAGATGGACAGAAGAATCTGTTTGTTGCTTCGTTTTTCTTTGACAGGGCTGCCGAG GCCGGTTTTATTAAAGCCACTGATCCAGTTGCAAAAGTTCAGCCTCAATATTTTGCAGATGCTGCTAAGCGTGCTTGCGAAACTAAGTATGCGAATGCTAAAGCAACATATGAACATGTGGAGGAGAGTAACCTGGCATATGTATGCATGGATCTAGTTTACCAGTATACCCTGCTCGTCGATGGATTTG GCCTTGATCCCTACCAAGATATTACATTGGTAAAGCaagtgaaataccaaaattCCCTTGTGGAAGCTGCTTGGCCACTGGGCAGTGCCATTGAAGCCGTATCATCATGA
- the LOC18599960 gene encoding aquaporin SIP1-1 — MGPIKMAIWDMLITFMWVFFASTFGLLTSLIATAIGVQTVTWAPIVITTVIIFVFVFIFNIIGGYLGGASFNPTGTASFYAAGVGDDSLISMALRFPAQAAGAVGGALAIMEVIPEQYKHMIGGPSLQVDTHTGAIAEGVLTFLITFAVLLIILRGPHSEMFKAWLLAIATVALVLAGTSYTGPSMNPANAFGWAYVNSWHNTWDQFYVYWICPFIGAILAAWVFRLFFPPSPVKVKKA, encoded by the exons ATGGGTCCGATAAAGATGGCAATCTGGGACATGTTGATTACTTTCATGTGGGTTTTTTTTGCATCGACGTTCGGTTTACTAACTTCCTTGATAGCCACTGCCATTGGTGTCCAAACCGTAACGTGGGCTCCTATTGTTATCACCACTGTCATCATTTTCGTTTTCGTTTTCATCTTTAATATTATCGGTGGATATCTTGGTGGGGCTAGCTTTAATCCCACTGGTACAGCCTCCTTCTACGCCGCCGGGGTCGGTGACGATAGCCTTATCTCCATGGCGCTCCGGTTCCCAGCTCAG GCAGCTGGTGCCGTGGGCGGTGCCCTGGCAATCATGGAGGTGATACCGGAACAGTACAAGCACATGATAGGGGGACCATCTTTGCAAGTAGATACACACACTGGAGCCATTGCTGAGGGGGTGTTGACTTTTCTAATTACCTTTGCTGTTCTTCTAATCATTCTTAGAGGTCCACACAGTGAAATGTTCAAGGCATGGTTGCTTGCCATTGCGACTGTAGCATTAGTTCTGGCCGGTACCTCTTACACCGGACCTTCCATGAATCCTGCCAAT GCCTTTGGTTGGGCATATGTGAACAGCTGGCACAACACATGGGATCAGTTTTATGTTTATTGGATCTGTCCATTCATTGGAGCTATATTAGCTGCCTGGGTCTTCCGACTTTTCTTCCCTCCGTCACCGGTGAAGGTGAAGAAGGCCTAA
- the LOC18599961 gene encoding syntaxin-related protein KNOLLE: MNDLMTKSFMSYVDLKKEAMKDLEAGPDYDLEMSSTANTMDQNLGLFLEEAEKVKQEMAVIRELLGKLQESNEESKSLHKQESLKALRNKINNDIVTVQKKARTIKSQLEEMDRANAANKRLSGCKEGTLAYRTRIAVTNGLRNKLKELMMDFQGLRQKMMTEYKETVGRRYYTVTGENPDEEIIEKIISDGNGGEEFLTRAIQEHGRGKVLETVVEIQDRHDAAQEIEKSLLELHQVFLDMAVMVEAQGEQMDDIEHHVMNASHYVKDGSKELNTAKQYQRSSRKWMCIGIILLLLIVLVIIIPIATSFSSS, translated from the coding sequence ATGAATGATCTGATGACCAAGTCCTTTATGAGCTATGTAGACCTCAAGAAAGAGGCAATGAAAGATCTTGAAGCTGGACCTGACTATGATCTAGAAATGTCCTCCACAGCAAACACCATGGACCAAAACCTTGGCCTATTCCTTGAAGAAGCTGAGAAAGTGAAGCAAGAGATGGCAGTAATCCGCGAACTCTTAGGCAAGCTCCAAGAATCCAATGAAGAAAGCAAGTCACTCCACAAACAGGAGTCCTTGAAGGCTTTGCGGaacaaaatcaacaatgaCATTGTCACCGTGCAAAAGAAGGCCAGGACCATCAAGTCACAGCTTGAAGAAATGGACCGTGCCAATGCAGCTAATAAGCGCCTTTCAGGGTGCAAGGAAGGCACCCTTGCTTACAGGACTAGGATTGCTGTCACCAATGGCTTGCGCAATAAGTTGAAGGAGCTCATGATGGATTTTCAAGGTTTGAGGCAGAAGATGATGACAGAGTACAAGGAAACTGTGGGGCGAAGGTATTATACAGTGACTGGAGAGAACCCTGATGAGGAAATCATTGAGAAGATCATTTCTGATGGTAATGGGGGCGAAGAGTTCTTAACGCGTGCAATACAAGAGCATGGTCGAGGGAAGGTGTTAGAGACGGTGGTTGAGATTCAGGACAGGCATGACGCTGCTCAAGAGATTGAGAAGAGTTTATTGGAGCTGCACCAGGTGTTTTTGGACATGGCGGTTATGGTGGAGGCACAAGGGGAGCAAATGGATGATATTGAGCACCATGTGATGAATGCAAGCCATTATGTGAAGGATGGATCCAAAGAGCTCAACACAGCAAAGCAGTACCAGAGGAGCAGCAGGAAGTGGATGTGTATTGGGATCATTCTTCTGTTGCTGATCGTTCTTGTGATTATCATTCCAATTGCCACTAGCTTTAGCAGTTCCTGA
- the LOC18599962 gene encoding violaxanthin de-epoxidase, chloroplastic, translating into MAQAARSLCFSHDKSVQVPCRTSGLTSNERFHRRQVAHFHGIMLVKIQSSGRKARYSQLNKSNPNYSASDLRCSNQLSRRKDRNFSSCSCNRRRPKAEEAFAFLVPTISNVLKEWSQSKIVKVVGLLACAYLVIPSASAVDALKTCTCLLKECRIELAKCIANPSCAANIACLQTCNDRPDETECQIKCGDLFENSVVDEFNECAVSRKKCVPQKSDIGEFPVPSPAVLVKNFNIADFSGKWFISSGLNPTFDTFDCQLHEFHTEAGKLVGNLSWRIGTPDGGFFTRSTLQRFVQDPNYPGILYNHDNEYLHYQDDWYIISSKIENKQDDYIFVYYQGRNDAWDGYGGAVVYTRSDVLPESIVPELEKAAKNVGRDFNKFIRTDNTCGPEPPLVERLEKKVEEGEQTLIREVKEIEGEVEKEVKRVEKTEMTLFQKLAEGFKELQQDEENFLRGLSKEEMGLLNELKMEASEVEKLFSEALPLRKLR; encoded by the exons ATGGCACAAGCTGCACGTTCATTATGTTTTTCCCATGATAAAAGTGTCCAAGTTCCATGTAGAACATCAGGTCTTACTAGTAATGAAAGATTTCACAGGAGGCAAGTAGCACATTTTCATGGCATAATGCTAGTGAAAATTCAATCCAGTGGCAGAAAGGCAAGATACTCCCAGTTAAATAAGTCAAATCCGAATTATTCTGCATCAGATTTAAGATGTTCAAATCAGCTGTCAAGAAGGAAAGATAGGAATTTCTCATCCTGTAGCTGCAATAGAAGAAGACCTAAG GCAGAAGAGGCATTTGCATTTCTGGTGCCAACCATATCAAATGTCTTAAAAGAATGGAGCCAGTCAAAAATTGTGAAAGTAGTTGGACTGCTTGCATGTGCATACTTGGTGATTCCATCAGCTAGTGCTGTTGATGCTCTAAAAACATGCACTTGCTTATTGAAGGAGTGCAG GATAGAACTTGCTAAGTGCATTGCCAACCCATCATGTGCTGCAAATATTGCTTGCCTCCAGACCTGCAATGATCGGCCAGATGAGACTGAATGCCAG ATTAAATGTGGGGACCTCTTTGAAAACAGTGTTGTAGATGAATTCAACGAGTGTGCTGTCTCACGCAAGAAGTGTGTACCTCAGAAATCTGATATAGGGGAATTTCCTGTCCCCAGCCCTGCTGTTCTTGTCAAAAACTTCAATATTGCTGATTTCAGCGGGAAATGGTTCATAAGTAGTGGCTTAAATCCTACCTTTGACACTTTTGACTGTCAATTACACGAATTTCATACAGAAGCTGGCAAACTCGTGGGGAATTTGTCTTGGAGAATAGGAACACCAGATGGTGGCTTTTTCACTCGATCTACTTTGCAGAGATTTGTGCAAGATCCAAACTACCCTGGGATTCTTTACAATCATGACAATGAGTACCTTCACTACCAAGATGACTG GTATATTATATCATCCAAAATAGAGAACAAACAGGATgattatatatttgtatattaCCAGGGTAGGAATGATGCATGGGATGGATATGGCGGTGCTGTTGTCTACACAAGAAGTGACGTTTTGCCTGAAAGCATTGTACCTGAACTTGAAAAGGCAGCTAAAAACGTAGGGCGAGACTTCAACAAATTTATCAGAACAGATAATACTTGTGGGCCAGAGCCTCCCCTTGTAGAAAGACTTGAAAAGAAAGTAGAGGAAGGGGAGCAGACCCTCATAAGGGAAGTCAAAGAGATAGAAGGGGAGGTAGAGAAGGAGGTAAAGAGGGTTGAGAAGACTGAGATGACCTTGTTCCAGAAGTTGGCAGAAGGTTTCAAAGAGCTACAACAAGATGAAGAAAACTTCTTAAGAGGGCTAAGTAAAGAAGAGATGGGTCTGTTGAACGAGTTAAAAATGGAAGCAAGCGAGGTAGAGAAACTCTTCAGTGAAGCACTACCACTTAGGAAACTGAGATAG
- the LOC18599963 gene encoding serine/threonine-protein kinase CDG1, with product MVGSGYFNVSYGYKKEMQGMLLTKQKEEKSGNKPTACASKFVLVAACLLNFTSYPYQPSGDCIGDNKKIKFWGSISSTLCCRNALTAFAEALAVQAHRTNGDIFIKQGAWRKCDGHFLSQESVSIHSCGFDDFYYGSSQCSSLSLTKIQNEPSYQDALKACTNLGSSFDDSCKICTDTMGNAVENQLELLQMKKNHTERAICGLAVVISVAAAKVDNYSFVADLFSCMSSLDDLDFGYIKLKYALARALVAVVMVIIILMLMLILVKYVIMKKRKSKIKRQLPKPIKSKESNRCSGLYSFSKAEIENAISCNRKRKSLGKGSAGEVFEGILPSGQVVAVKHINKRNSPDSFKREVAGLSRIRHPNLVSMLGCCIEDDEQYLVLEYCPAGNLAQHLLRNDSGLTWEKRVKILRDCAFALRYLHHYMDGCIVHRDIKLTNILLTEDFEPKLSDFGLAKMLGIEESQVFTDVRGTIGYMDPEYMTNAKLTCASDIYSFGIVALQLLSGQKVFELDLDASDQLTRKAKDVSMGKRPSKDFEDPRLKGNLNRVDFESILQIAVLCIAKSSTGRPTIDIVFEEMERAWQNTLADMGAKNGVHSSETPTSASLDMISA from the exons atggtgGGTTCTGGTTATTTTAATGTTAGTTATGGTTATAAGAAAGAGATGCAGGGGATGCTGCTAACTAAACAGAAGGAGGAAAAGAGCGGCAACAAGCCAACAGCATGTGCGAGCAAGTTCGTCT TGGTTGCAGCCTGTCTGTTAAACTTTACTTCATACCCTTACCAACCAAGTGGTGACTGCATTGGCGACAACAAGAAGATCAAGTTCTGGGGCAGTATCTCTTCAACTCTCTGCTGCCGAAATGCCCTCACCGCCTTCGCCGAGGCCCTTGCAGTGCAAGCACATAGGACAAATGGTGACATCTTTATCAAACAAGGCGCATGGAGAAAATGTGATGGTCATTTTCTTAGTCAAGAATCAGTGTCCATACATTCCTGTGGCTTTGATGACTTTTACTACGGCAGTAGCCAATGCTCAAGTCTATCTCTGACAAAGATTCAGAATGAGCCATCATACCAAGACGCATTAAAGGCTTGCACAAATCTTGGTTCCTCATTCGACGATTCATGCAAAATATGCACTGATACAATGGGAAATGCAGTTGAGAACCAATTGGAACTGCtgcaaatgaaaaaaaatcatactGAAAGAGCAATATGTGGATTAGCAGTTGTTATTTCAGTTGCAGCTGCAAAAGTTGATAATTACTCTTTCGTTGCTGATTTGTTCAGCTGTATGTCTTCTTTAGACGATTTAG ATTTTGGCTACATCAAACTCAAAT ATGCCCTGGCAAGAGCACTAGTCGCGGTTGTTATGGTGATCATCATACTAATGCTGATGCTTATTCTGGTAAAATACGTGATCatgaagaagaggaagagcaAGATCAAGAGACAACTTCCTAAACCTATTAAATCAAAAGAGTCTAATAGGTGTTCCGGCCTCTACAGTTTCTCCAAAGCTGAGATTGAGAATGCAATAAGTTGtaacagaaaaagaaagagtctAGGCAAAGGAAGCGCTGGTGAAGTTTTTGAAGGCATTCTTCCCAGTGGGCAGGTTGTGGCCGTCAAGCACATAAACAAAAGGAATTCCCCTGATTCTTTTAAACGGGAAGTTGCAGGTCTCTCGAGGATACGACATCCAAACCTTGTTTCTATGCTCGGTTGCTGCATTGAAGATGATGAGCAGTATCTGGTGTTGGAATATTGCCCTGCCGGGAATCTTGCTCAGCATCTCCTAA GAAACGACAGTGGCTTGACATGGGAAAAACGAGTTAAGATCCTAAGGGACTGTGCTTTTGCATTGAGGTATCTCCACCATTATATGGATGGATGCATTGTTCACAGAGATATTAAG CTCACTAACATTCTCTTGACTGAGGATTTTGAGCCCAAGCTCTCTGATTTTGGGCTGGCTAAGATGCTGGGAATAGAAGAGAGCCAAGTGTTTACAGATGTTAGAGGAACCATAGGCTACATGGATCCAGAATACATGACCAATGCCAAGCTAACCTGTGCCAGTGACATTTACAGCTTTGGTATTGTGGCTTTGCAGCTTCTGTCAGGACAAAAGGTCTTTGAATTGGATCTTGATGCCAGTGATCAACTCACAAGAAAA GCAAAAGATGTGAGCATGGGAAAACGTCCATCAAAAGATTTTGAAGATCCCAGGCTAAAGGGTAATCTCAACAGGGTGGACTTTGAATCCATCTTGCAAATTGCAGTCCTTTGTATTGCTAAATCAAGTACAGGCCGGCCAACCATTGATATTGTCTTTGAAGAGATGGAAAGGGCTTGGCAAAACACTTTGGCTGACATG GGAGCAAAGAATGGAGTACATTCATCAGAAACACCCACCTCCGCATCTTTGGATATGATATCAGCTTGA
- the LOC18599964 gene encoding calmodulin-binding receptor-like cytoplasmic kinase 1 has protein sequence MRIKVLCVLNSAYYVKAIVSILALTKSPLDADCVLDFTSYPYQPSGNCIHGNGKVNLWGSIPSTLCCQNALNTFSEVLAVRAKKIQESSIFIEQDSWRKCDSPFSSQESVSIHSCGFDQFYFGSSQCSSLSLSQIQRNPFYPQAADLCSNLNSSFENTCKNCTDAIAMVVEDLLQLIQGQQNDTERTICNLAVVISVAAANVTDSSFGANLFSYSDYIKLKRPLANALLAVFVVIIVLILILVLVKFGNLRKSQSHRKLPKPIPSKDITTWSGLYRFSKAEIENAISVNYKRKSLGRGSAGEVYQGVLPSGQVVAVKQINKGNSSDSFTREVAGLSRIRHPNLVSLLGCCIEGDEQYLVLEYCSAGNLAQHLLRKDCVLPWERRVKILRDCALGLRYLHNYIDGCIVHRDIKLTNILLTEELEPKLSDFGLAKMLGMEESKVFTDVRGTIGYMDPEYMSNAKLTCASDIYSFGIVALQLLSGQKVIELDLDASEQLTRKAKDVSMGKRPLTDFEDPRLHGNLNRTDFEAILQIAVLCVAKSSRGRPTIDVVFDEMEKAWKNTVADMETGKEIGPSATPQSRSMELISI, from the exons ATGAGAATTAAAGTGCTTTGCGTTTTGAATTCTGCATACTATGTGAAAGCCATTGTTTCTATCTTAGCTTTGACAAAGTCCCCTCTGGATGCAGACTGTGTTTTGGATTTCACTTCATACCCTTACCAACCAAGTGGCAACTGCATTCATGGAAACGGGAAGGTCAACTTATGGGGCAGTATTCCCTCAACTCTTTGCTGTCAAAACGCCCTCAATACCTTCTCTGAAGTTCTTGCAGTTCGCGCTAAGAAGATACAAGAGAGTAGCATCTTCATTGAACAAGATTCTTGGAGAAAATGTGATTCTCCTTTTTCAAGCCAAGAATCAGTTTCCATACATTCTTGTGGATTTGATCAATTCTACTTTGGCAGTAGCCAGTGCTCAAGCCTATCTTTATCACAAATTCAGCGCAACCCATTTTACCCACAAGCAGCAGACTTATGTTCTAACTTAAATTCGTCATTTGAGAATACCTGCAAAAATTGCACTGATGCCATAGCAATGGTAGTGGAGGATCTATTGCAGCTAATCCAAGGGCAACAAAATGATACTGAAAGAACAATATGTAATTTAGCAGTTGTTATTTCAGTTGCAGCTGCAAATGTTACTGATAGCTCTTTTGGTGCAAATTTGTTTAGCT ATTCAGACTACATCAAACTGAAAA GGCCCCTGGCAAATGCACTACTGGCTGTCTTTGTAGTGATCATTGTACTAATTCTGATCCTTGTCTTGGTAAAATTTGGGAACTTACGAAAGAGCCAGAGCCACAGAAAACTTCCTAAACCTATTCCATCCAAGGACATCACTACTTGGTCCGGTCTCTACCGGTTCTCCAAGGCTGAGATTGAGAATGCTATAAGTGTCaactataaaagaaaaagtttagGCAGAGGAAGTGCTGGTGAAGTTTATCAAGGCGTTCTGCCTAGTGGACAAGTTGTCGCCGTCAAGCAGATAAATAAAGGCAACTCCTCTGATTCTTTTACCAGGGAAGTTGCAGGTCTTTCCAGGATTCGACATCCAAACCTTGTTTCTCTGCTTGGTTGCTGTATTGAAGGTGACGAGCAGTATTTGGTCTTGGAATATTGTTCTGCAGGAAATCTTGCTCAGCATCTCCTAA GGAAAGACTGCGTCCTGCCATGGGAAAGAAGAGTTAAAATCCTAAGAGACTGTGCACTTGGGCTGAGGTATCTTCACAATTATATTGATGGATGCATTGTTCATAGAGATATCAAG CTCACAAACATCCTCTTGACTGAAGAGCTGGAGCCCAAGCTCTCGGATTTTGGGTTGGCAAAGATGCTGGGAATGGAGGAGAGCAAAGTATTCACAGATGTTAGAGGAACTATAGGCTATATGGATCCAGAGTACATGAGCAACGCAAAGCTGACCTGTGCCAGTGATATCTACAGCTTTGGAATTGTTGCCTTGCAACTTCTGTCTGGACAGAAAGTTATTGAGCTGGATCTTGATGCCAGTGAACAACTGACACGAAAA GCAAAGGACGTGAGCATGGGAAAACGTCCATTAACAGATTTCGAAGACCCAAGGCTACATGGGAATCTCAATAGAACAGATTTTGAAGCCATCCTACAAATTGCAGTTCTCTGTGTTGCCAAATCAAGTAGAGGCAGGCCAACAATTGATGTTGTTTTTGATGAGATGGAGAAGGCTTGGAAAAACACAGTGGCTGACATG GAAACAGGGAAGGAGATTGGTCCATCAGCAACACCCCAGTCCAGGTCCATGGAATTGATTTCAATTTAA